A portion of the Edaphobacter lichenicola genome contains these proteins:
- the coxB gene encoding cytochrome c oxidase subunit II has translation MTEPRCGFARFLHASTYCLPLVAATTFAQSPTNIFDPAGTPARDIFGLSMLVLSITLVIFLIVAGLLLYALIRFRHRSTDSDREPAQIYGSNQIELSWTVIPILIVVTLFLTTTRVILGTEAIPKPASAMDVTVIGHQFWWEYNYPKLGVVTANELHVPISDPATPTPTYLTMSSADVDHSFWIPRLAGKTDLLPNRINTMWIDPQATGLYLGQCAQYCGTQHAKMLLRVYAQTPQEFAAWIEQQKKPAQQEFPGNPAATEGQSVFMKNACINCHTVKGTVATGRFGPDLTHLASRDTIASGPIQNTPENLRKWVEDPNSMKPGSLMPSMHLDDHDLDVITAYLSQLH, from the coding sequence GTGACTGAGCCCAGGTGTGGGTTCGCTCGCTTTCTGCATGCTTCGACATACTGCCTGCCTCTCGTAGCCGCCACGACCTTCGCACAGTCTCCAACGAACATCTTCGACCCCGCAGGTACGCCAGCGCGCGACATCTTCGGCCTTTCCATGCTTGTGCTCTCGATCACGTTAGTTATCTTTCTGATCGTCGCAGGCCTGTTGCTCTATGCGTTGATTCGCTTCCGGCATCGATCGACAGACTCAGACCGCGAGCCCGCACAAATCTACGGAAGCAATCAGATCGAGCTCTCCTGGACCGTCATCCCGATCCTCATCGTAGTTACGCTCTTCCTCACCACCACGCGTGTCATCCTCGGAACCGAGGCGATCCCCAAGCCCGCGAGCGCCATGGACGTAACCGTCATCGGCCATCAGTTCTGGTGGGAGTATAACTACCCCAAACTCGGCGTTGTCACCGCCAACGAACTGCACGTACCCATCAGCGATCCGGCAACTCCGACCCCCACGTATCTCACCATGTCGTCTGCAGACGTGGACCACAGCTTCTGGATACCGCGTCTCGCGGGCAAGACGGACCTGCTTCCAAATCGCATCAATACAATGTGGATCGATCCCCAGGCAACTGGCCTCTATCTCGGCCAGTGCGCTCAATACTGCGGAACCCAGCACGCGAAGATGCTCCTTCGCGTCTACGCCCAGACGCCACAGGAGTTTGCAGCCTGGATCGAGCAGCAGAAGAAGCCAGCCCAGCAGGAGTTCCCCGGCAACCCAGCCGCCACCGAAGGCCAGTCCGTCTTCATGAAGAACGCCTGCATCAACTGCCACACCGTCAAGGGTACCGTCGCCACCGGCCGCTTCGGCCCTGACCTGACCCACCTCGCCAGCCGCGACACCATCGCCTCAGGCCCCATTCAGAACACACCGGAAAATCTAAGAAAGTGGGTCGAAGATCCAAACTCCATGAAGCCGGGCTCGTTGATGCCGTCGATGCACTTAGACGATCATGATCTCGACGTCATCACGGCATATCTCTCTCAGCTTCACTAA